TCGCCGGGCCGATCATTCGTTACAGCTGGGTCAGTGAAGAGCTTTCCAATCGAGGCCTGAGCTGGCGTAACTTCAGTATGGGTGCGCGGCGTTTCATGATCGGCATGAGCATGAAGGTGCTGGTGGCCGACAGCCTGTCGCCCTTGGTCGATGTGGCCTTTGCGCTGCCAGAGCCGAGCTTTGTCGATGCCTGGATTGGTTGCCTGGCGTATTCGCTGCAGCTGTTCTTCGACTTCGCCGGCTACAGCGCCATGGCCATCGGTATTGGCCTGATGTTGGGGTTCCATTTTCCGGAAAACTTCAACCGGCCGTACCTGGCGCGCAGCATTCAAGATTTCTGGCGGCGCTGGCACTTGTCGTTGTCCAGCTGGATACGTGACTACCTGTACATTCCCTTTGGCGGCAATCGTGGCAGCCAGTGGATGATCTACCGCAATCTGTTCCTGACCATGGCCATTGCCGGCTTGTGGCACGGTGGTGACAGCTGGAACTTCCTGCTCTGGGGCGCGGCCCACGGCGTGGCCTTGTGTGTGGCGCGGCTCTGGACCGGCGTCGGCCGATTTGGCATACCCCGGGTGATGTCGCACGTTGTGACCCTTCTCTTTGTTGCATTGGCCTGGACCTTGTTCCGTGCGCCGGACTTTGCCAGCGCATTGAACATGTACGCCGGCCAGTTCGGTTTGCATGCCTTTGCCTTGGGTGATGCCTTGGCGGCGACCGTGCGCCCGACCCACGCGATAGCCGCTGCCTTGGGTGTGTTCTGCGTGATCGCACCGATCTATCAGCAGCGCTGCGAGGCGCGGTTTGGCCAGAATGCACTGTTTTGTCTGTTGGGGGCGTCATGGCCGGTGCTGGGCTTCTTGTTGTCGTTCGCCTTGATCGCCAGCCGTGAAACGGTGCCCTTTCTGTACTTCCAGTTTTAAGGCCTGATGCCATGACTGACATCCAACACTCATCTGCCGAAGGCCTGACCGCTAAGCTAAGCCCGTTAGCCGGCGTGGTCATGCTGGTGTTCTTGGTCGCAGGTTTGGCGTCTGTGCTGTGGGCCATGTTTGTCAGTGACAAAGTGGCGTTGAAGCCCACGCAAACACCCACGTGGGAGCAGATTTCTGAGGGCGCGGTAACCCACCGCATTGCCAAAGAACTGGCCAATGTGTCCATTGCCGAACGGGCCGCTGACATAGAGCGGGCGGCCAGCTGGTTGCTGATTGGCGACACCGGCAGCCGCGTGCGTCAGGGCTGTAATGGATGGTTGTTTATCGCCGATGAACTGAAAATTCATCCGCAGGCCGATGCGAACTCGGCGGCGAAGGCGCAGAAAGTCATTGAGCTGCGTCAGCAATTGGCTGCCCAGGGCATCGAGTTGTTAGTGGCGTTGGTGCCGGACAAGAGCCGCATCGTGGCCGATCAGCGTTGTGGGATAGCCCGTTCGTCACGCCTGGATGAGCGTGCCCAGCAATGGTTGACGGTGGTACAAGCCGCCGGTGTGGCAAGCCTGGATTTGGCGCCACAGCTGCAGCCATTGGGCGATGCAGCGTTTCTGCGTACAGACACACACTGGAGCGAGAAG
The Pseudomonas leptonychotis DNA segment above includes these coding regions:
- a CDS encoding MBOAT family O-acyltransferase, coding for MVFTSLEFLTLFLPLVLLIYVLARPQWRNGVLLVGSWVFFGWLSPMFMLLHTVLTVITWVGGLLIDRAPLGSKSRVRWLAGMIVLNVLVLCWYKYANILAATLNEVLMSQGAMPLEWQRVALPAGLSFIVLQAISYLVDVHRRTVKVERSFIDYATYLLMFGQSIAGPIIRYSWVSEELSNRGLSWRNFSMGARRFMIGMSMKVLVADSLSPLVDVAFALPEPSFVDAWIGCLAYSLQLFFDFAGYSAMAIGIGLMLGFHFPENFNRPYLARSIQDFWRRWHLSLSSWIRDYLYIPFGGNRGSQWMIYRNLFLTMAIAGLWHGGDSWNFLLWGAAHGVALCVARLWTGVGRFGIPRVMSHVVTLLFVALAWTLFRAPDFASALNMYAGQFGLHAFALGDALAATVRPTHAIAAALGVFCVIAPIYQQRCEARFGQNALFCLLGASWPVLGFLLSFALIASRETVPFLYFQF
- a CDS encoding alginate O-acetyltransferase AlgX-related protein; this encodes MTDIQHSSAEGLTAKLSPLAGVVMLVFLVAGLASVLWAMFVSDKVALKPTQTPTWEQISEGAVTHRIAKELANVSIAERAADIERAASWLLIGDTGSRVRQGCNGWLFIADELKIHPQADANSAAKAQKVIELRQQLAAQGIELLVALVPDKSRIVADQRCGIARSSRLDERAQQWLTVVQAAGVASLDLAPQLQPLGDAAFLRTDTHWSEKGADIAAQAIAARVATLGVEAVPATQFSATLGEPARRPGDLVRLAGLDWLPLALQPQPETVSVTQFQEVVDETGDALLSEDDLFGDSELPNIAVIGTSFSRNSNFIAFLERALNARVGNFALDGGEFSGAAKAYFKSSAFKQTPPRLIVWEIPERDLQSPYVDDIVLNKH